The Rhodospirillales bacterium genome includes the window ACCGAGGTGAATTCCGGGTTGTGCTTGGGGCTGATCCCCTCGTTGCGGAAACAGCGGTTCATCTCGAACACGCAATCCGCAAGGCCACCGACGATCAGGCGTTTCAAATACAGTTCCGGCGCCACGCGCAGATAGAATTCGGTATCCAGCGTGTTGTGATGCGTGACGAACGGTTTGGCCGTGGCGCCTCCCAGAATGGGGTGCAGCATCGGGGTTTCGACTTCCAGCCCATCCCACTCTCCGGTCAGGTATTCGCGGATCGAGGCGGTGATCTGCGAACGCTCGCGCAGGGTTGTGCGACTTTCCTCATTCACGATCAGATCGACGTAACGCTGGCGATAGCGCTGTTCGATATCCGTCAGGCCGTGATATTTTTCCGGCAGCGGCAAAAGGCATTTGGTCAGCAATTCGACATGCCTCGCGCGCACCGAAAGCTCGCCGCGCGGCGTGCGCCGGATCGTGCCGGTGACGCCGATGACGTCGCCAAGGTCGAAATTGTCCAGACCCGCCAGTTCTTCGGCGCTCATGCTGTCCTTGTGACAGAACACCTGAATCTTGCCTGTGGCATCGGCCAGGTCGATGAACATGCCGTTGTTGCGCATCGCCATGATCCGGCCCGCGACCGCGACCCTGTCCTCGGTTTCCGTGCCGGATTCAAGGTCGGCGTATTTTACCTGCAATTCCCCGGCCCGCGCATCGCGCGCGAAACCATAGGCATAGCCGGTCCCGCCCTGCGCGCGCACGGCATCAAGCTTGGCCTTGCGCGCGGCATGCGGGTCGGTCAAATCTTGGGACGCTTGATTTTCTGCGGGTTTGCTCATGGTTGCCATCCGTTCAAATTGTGCCAAAATGTTCTATCCGAAAGAAAAAGGGGCGTCCATGCTGAATTCACCGCGCAACAGGGGCCGAAACAGCGGCAATGTCCTGTTCCTGATCCTGATCGCCGTCGCCCTGTTCGGCCTGCTGACCGCCGCGATCACCAAATCCGACCGCGGCTCGACCTCGATGGACCGCGAACGCGGCAGCATCTCAGCCACCGATTACATGGGCTATGCCGGCGGCATGGAAAAGACCGTGGCAAGGATGCTGGGCGACGAAATTTCCGAAAACGCGCTAAGCTTTGAAAACGACGTCTGGCAAACCAATAATGGCGACGCGGTCGAAACCGCCGCCATGTTCGCCAACTGCACCGACGCGAAATGCAAGGTCTTCGACGCATCGGGCGGCGGGCTGGATGCCCGCGCCTTTCCGGCGGCGGTGCTCGACGCCACCGCGCCCGGCGACGTGCGTTCGGGCGATGCCGGGGTTTACGCCCTGCGCGTCGCGGGCGTGGGCACCGACAAGCACGATCTGGTCCTGATGATCACGGGCGTCGATCAGAACACCTGCAAGGAAATCAACCGACAACTGGGCATCGACAACCCAAGCGGCTTCCCCCCTTCCGATTCATGGGCGGGGGCGATCCTGTACGCGGGAAGCTTCACCGGCCCCACCGACGCGACCGACGAAATCGGGGATGTCGCCACCAGCCTCAACCACCACACCGCCGGCTGCGTCAACCGTGCCGGTTCGGGCGGCAAGGACGACAACGCCTTTTATCAGGTGTTACTGCCGCGCTAGCGCCAGTTTCGCGGCCAGCGCCACGAACGCCGCGCCGCACGCCCGGTCGATCCATTTGGATATGCGCGCGAAACGCGTCCTGATGGCGGGCCGCGTCATCACCGCCGCCACCGCGACGAACCACACCGCGCCCATGCCCGAAATCATCGCGCCATAGGAAAGCTGCACCGCAATGGGCGTATGCGGATCGATGACCTGCGTGAACAGCGCAAGGAAAAACAAAGTCGCCTTGGGGTTCAGCGCATTGGTCACAAAACCCTGCATAAAGGCACGGCGCGGCGAAAGCGCGGGGTCGCGGTCGGCGCGCACCATATGGTCGTCCCACCCCTTGGATCGCAGGGCGTGCCACGCCAGATACAGCAGATACGCGGCCCCCAGCCATTTGATGACATTGAACATCAGGATCGACTGCGCGATCACGACCGCAAGCCCGACCATGCAATAAGCGATATGCACCCACAGCGCCGAGGCAATGCCAAGCGCGGTCGCGGCCCCGGCGCGAAATCCATGGCCGAGCGAATTTTTCAAGACGCACAGAAAATCCGGCCCCGGCGAAATCATCGCGATCAAACTCATCACAAATACGGTCAACGCGGGCATCAGATGCGGCAGGGTCATCGAAGGTCTCCTTGGATGGGTCTTTCTATATATCCCGAACCACGCGCGCGACGCAAAGAACATCGACCGAAAGGGCCCCGGCATCCAGCAACGCGCCCGCGCAGGCATTAAGCGTCGCCCCCGTCGTCATCACGTCGTCGACCAGCAGCACGCGTTTACCCGCGATGGCGCGTGCGTCGCGCACCCGGAACGCGCCGCGCACATTGGCCGCGCGCTCGGCCCGCTTCAGATGCCCCTGCGGGGGCGTTGCCCGCACGCGCACAAGCGCGTCCACCGCCGCCGCTTTGCCCGACTGCCGTGCCAGCCGCGCCGCCAGAAGCGCCGACTGGTTGTACCGCCGCTTCAAAAGCCGCCAGCGATGCAACGGCACCGGCACGAACACATCCGCCTGCGCGATCAGCTCTGCCCCCGCCTCGGCCAACCATGGCGTCAGCACCCGGACGGCCTGCAACTGGTCGCCGTGTTTAAAACGTAAAATCAGGGCTTTGCTGGCGTCGTCGTAAATCAGGGCCGCGCGCGCCTGCCGGAACAGGGGCGGCGATTCCAGACAGGCCGCGCACAATACCTCCGCCCCGCCGCCGCCCATGTCGTGCGCGAACGGCAATGCGCACCCGCGGCAGAACGGCGCCCGAATAAAGCGCAACCGCCCCCAGTATTCCGGGTCCACCGTACCATGTGCGTCGACCTGTCGCCCGGTCGCGGGACACACCGGCGGCAACAGCCAGTCAAGGGCGTGATGAAGGGGTTTGGCAAGCGCGCGCAGCATGTATATATAACCCCTTATCACATGACCTTAGAACCGGCCACACCTGCGCCCTCATCCGTGCCCACATTCGCGCACGACGTCATGCTGCGCGCCAAGCACATGGTGTCGTGCCTTTTGTTGCCGGATGGGTCCACCGTCCTCGACCTCGACTGCGGCACCGGCGCGCTGACGGCGGCGATGGCCGCGCTTAACCCCCGCCTGCGCTTCATCGGCGCCGACCGCGCCCGGCAGGCGGTGATGCGCGCCCGCGCCCGCTTTCGGCACATCGAAAATTTAAGCTTTGAAATCGCCGACAGTGCGCATATCCGTCGTGCCGCCGAAAGCGTGGACGCCGTGACCGCCTCCAACGTTCTCGGCACCCTGTATTCTCGCGCGGATTACGACGAGGAAAAAGTCGCCGCCGGGCTGGAATCCATGATCCGGCTGCTGAAACCCGACGGCACGTTGGTGATCTGTGATTACGCGATGCCTCCGGCGGACGAGGAAGTCCAGATCGAATTCCCGATCCCTTGGCGCGACAATCGCTCCTTCCGCCTGTTCGGAAACCCGCTGGCGCAAACGCAGGGCGAACGCGAAATCGCGCTGTTGCAATGGTTCGCCGAAAACGCCCGCGCCCGCGACGCGGTCAAGGGATTCTTCCTTGAGGAAATCTCCCCCCACGTCCCGCACACGCGCCTGTTTCGGCTGCCCGCGCGCTGGGCCTACGAATTTATCGTCCGCAAGGTCAACATCCGTAATTTCAGGGCCGATATCGGACACCAGTTCGCGGTACTGGGCGAAGCGGATTACGACCGCATCCTTGCCCGTCGCATCGGCGCGCGCGTGACCTATACCGCGCCGTGGCGCGACGCGCACACGGCCCGCGCGCATTTCGATGGCGCCTTCCGCCTGTACACCGCCGACGGCAAGCCGCGCCCGCACATGCCCGCCGCGCATATCGTCATCGCGCGCAAGACCGCGCCCGGTCGCGCCCTGCGGCTGGAGGAACTGCGGCCGTCCCCCGCCCCGGCCGCAAGCTTGACCCTGCAAGCCGTGCGTGACGAACGCACCGGCGAGGTCAGCGACGTCGTCGCCCGCGACCTGCCGCGCGCCGACATCATCCCTTATTTCCGCGGGACGGACGGACGTATCAAGGTCGTTCTGCGCGCCGACGCCGAAAAGGACCTGGCCAACACCGTGCCGCGCACCCGCCGCAACCTCGATGGAAAACGCTGGTCCGGCCACATGCCCGCCCCGGCGACGTTCGGCGCCGACGAACTGGAAGGCTTCGACCATGCCAGCGCGGCCGCCGTGGCGCGCCTGATGATCCAGAAACTGGACCTGTGCCCCGCGCACGGAAAAATGTTTGAAACCGGCCTGCACGGATACCCCAGCCCCGGCATGATCGACGAAAGACTGGAAACACTGTTCATCGAAATCCAGTCGCCCGACTTCGCCGCCCTGCGCGTCGCAGGCCCGCGGGACGCGCTGGGCCTCAAGGCTTTCGACGCCGAAGACGTGTTGCGCGCGACCGGCGCGGGGGTCATCCCTTCCGCATGGCTGGATATCCAGATACAGACCCTGATGAAGAAACATGGAATGCCCGTCACCCCGTGGCTGCACGAGGCGGTGCCGCTGGCCTACGATCCGCCGCCCGATGACCGTCTGTTAAGCGCGGCGAAAATCCTCAAACAAAAACCGAAAAAACCCGACGCGCCCGCGCAGGCGATGTACGTATTCGGACGCAACGGCGCGAAATGGCCCTGCGTGTCCGGCGCCTTCCGCCCGATCAGGGGCCGTGCGGGGCAGGTTTCGACCCACCGCTCCAGCTTTGTCGAACAAGGTCGCGTCGACGGGACGTGGCGCTCGCTTGCCGCGCACGAGGCGGATTTCGCGACCCCCGCCGCCGACATGCTGAACATCGCCGCGATCATGCCATTGACCGAGGATCTTCAGGGCAACACGCTGGCCGGGTTTGAATTCGTCGAGATGCCGGTGCCCGCGCGTTTCGGCCAGAGTGAGGCGATGCTCACCCTGCCCACTTTGCCGCTGCCCGCCAGCGTCACCGACATTGATTCCGCGCGCAGCTACATCGCCGCCCAGTTTGATGTCGAGGTTGCGCGCGTCGCGCCCATGGGCGAAAGCTTCTTCACCTTCATCGACATGACGCCGCAGCGCGTCTATCCCTTCATGCTCACGCGCTATCCGCGCCGCCGCAATCTGCGCCTGCGCTATATGGCGACCACCGACCTGATCCTGTTGACCGACACCGATTTCGCCGACTCGATCCTGTGGAAATGGGGTTTCGCCAACGCCCTGCTTTGCCACGCCTCGGCACAGGTTCAGGGCTACGATTACAATGTCGGCATGCGCATGCGCGCCCCCGCCAAGGCGCCAAAACGGGAATCGGCCGCACCCCTTGCGCCCGCCTCCGCGCATCGAAAAAATATCCATAATTAACAATGACTTGCGCGGCATAGACCAAAAGGTCTAGACCCTCTGCGCAATAGCCGGAAACCGCGTTTTCGCGGTATTCTGAATCTATGAGCCCGTCCGACCGCGACACGCCCGCCACCCCCCCTGCCACCACCCTGCTACGGGCGCTCGATGCGCTTCCCGTGTGGTCCGGGCTCAACCCTTTTTTCCTCGACTGCGGCACGACCACCGCGATGTTCGCCCCGACCGAAAGTTTTTATTTCGAGATTCCCGATGCGCCTCTGCCCTCGCTGGGCGGCAGCGTCGCCGGGCACCTGATTTTGGAGGCGTTCGCGCCCGCCAATGACCACCTTCCCCTGTGTTTGGAAGATTCCCTGCTCTGACCCCACAAAAACTTGTAAGGCCGGGTGATCTCTCACCCGGCCTTTTTTTCACCCCTATTACACGAAACAAAAAACCCGTATCAGGCGGCGCTGTCGTTCAGAATGCGCATCAGTTCGTCCTTAAGGCGCACGCGTTGCTGTTTAAGCCCGCTTTCCGTTTCCTGCGTCGTAGGCGTGACGTTGGCCTCCATCAGCGCGACCTGATGGCTGATGTCGTCGTAGGAATCGAGCAGCCGCGCGAAATGGTTGTCCGACTGCCGCAGCGCGTGGATTTCTTCCTTCATGTCTGGCAGGTCGTCGATCAGCGCGTGGTTGAGATCTGACATATCGCTCTCTCTCCTCTTTCTCTCTCGTTCAAAGTTTAGGCCGCCATACAGGCATCCCCCTTGATTTCAGTCAAGACCAGCCTTGGCGCAGCCCCGCCCGCCCGCTAGAATCGCGAAGAAATGATCCCTCTGTCGATGACATCGCTGGCCGTGCAGGCCGGGCACTGGGCCGCGCTGACGCCGGACGGCGAGGTGCTGGAGGGGACCCTGCCCGCCGCGCCGGTCTTGCCCGAAAACGTGCCGGTGCTGGTCTGCCACCTGCCTTATCTGGCGACGCGCACGGGCATTCCGCCTATGGCGCTCGACATCCTTGAACTCTTCGCCTTCGTCCGCCCCGCGCAATTTTGCGTGCCCACCATCGGCGGCATCGCCGCCGCTTTGGGCCTGAAAATTCCGCAAAGCGTCGAGGACGCGGCGATGGCCCTGCCCGCCTGCGCCGCCGAATTGCTGCGCGAAATCAAGCCCGACCCAGCCTTGCGCGCGCTGGCCGTGGCAATGGGCGCAAGCGGAAAGGGCTGGGGCTGGACCCTTGCCGTGCTGGCGGCGATGGACGAAATCTACGACCCCGCCGAAGTGACGCGCGCGCGCGACGCGCTGGGCGCGTGGGAGCGTCTGCCCGAATGGAGCGAGGACGCCCCACCCCCGCAACCCGGCAGCAAACCGGTAAGCGGCGAGGATGCGCGCGCCCATCTGCACGACCTGATCACCCGCCGCCGCGGCGCGGGACGCAACGGCGAAACCCGCACCGCGCAGGACAATTACGCCACCCGCATCGTCCCCGCCTTTTCCCCGCGCGAACAGGAAAACCAGCCCCACATCGTCACCGCCGAAGCGGGCACCGGCGTCGGCAAGACGCTCGGCTACCTCGCCCCGGCGCAGCTTTGGGCCGAGGAAAACGAAGGCACGGTCTGGATCTCCACCTATACCCGCAACCTCCAGCGTCAGATCGACACCGAACTCGAAACCCTCTACCCCGACCCGATGGAGCGCGCGCGCAAGGCGGTGATCCGCAAGGGCCGCGAGAATTATCTGTGCTTGCTGAATTACGAGGACGCGGCGGGCGCCGCGCCGCTGGCGCGCAATCCGCGCGCGCTGGTCGCGGCGGGACTGATGGCGCGCTGGATCGGCGCGACCCGCGACGGTGACATGTCGGGCGCGGATTTTCCCGGCTGGCTGCCGGGGCTTTTGGGTTACAACCACACATTGGGTCTGGCCGACCGGCGCGGCGAATGCATCTATGCCGCGTGCAGCCATTACCACCGCTGCTTCATCGAACGCGCCCAACGCCGGGCCCGCCGCGCCAGACTGGTGGTCGGCAACCACGCGCTGGCCATGACCATGCTGGCCCGCGCCGCCGACGCCGACGCCATGCCTACGCGCTTTGTCTTTGATGAAGGGCACCACCTGTTCGACGCCGCCGATTCGACCTTCGCCGCCCATCTGACCGGAATCGAGGGCGCCGATCTGCGCCGCTGGGTGCTGGGACCTGAGGATGAAAAAACCCATTCACGCCGAAGCCGCCGCGCCAAGGGGCTGCGCAAACGGCTGGAAGGCGTGGTCGCGGGCGACGAAGCCGCGACCGCCCGCCTGATCGAGGACGCGCTGGAAGCCGCCCGCGCCCTGCCCGGTCCCGACTGGCACAAACGTATGGGCACGGACGCCCCGCTGGGCGCGATCGAAACCCTGCTTCACCGCATCGCGCATCAAGTCCGGGCCCGCGCCGCCGACGCCGCATCGCCCTGGGCGATCGAATGCGACGTCCGCCCGCTTTCCCCCGATGTCGCCAGCGCCGTACCCGCCGCCCTTGCCGCGCTGCGCGCCCTGTACCGCCCGCTGGTCGCGCTGGCGCAAGCGCTGCGCGCGAAGCTGGAACGCGAATACGACGATCTGTCGGCGGACCAGCGCGGCCGCCTCGATGCGCTGTCCCGTGGGCTGGACCGCCGCGCCGCGATGACCGTCGCGGCATGGATCGACATGCTGGACGGGCTTGGACAACCCGCGCCGGAAAATTTCATCGACTGGTTCGAGATCACCCGCGCCGAAGGCCGCGACATCGATGTCGGCTTCTTCCGCCACCACCGCGACCCGGCCAAACCCTTTGCCGCCGAAATCCGTCCCCACGCGCACGGCGTGCTGATCACCTCCGCCACGCTCAAATCCGCGCGCGCGGACGACGAAACGGCGTGGTCCGAAACCGACCGCCTGACCGGCGCGGGCGCGATGGCCGATCTGGCCCCGGCACGGGTCGCCGTGCCCTCGCCCTTCAATTACCGCGACCAGACCCGCGTGCTGGTGGTGCGCGACGTGCCGAAAAACGACACCGCCCTGCTCGCCCGCGCTTACGAGGCGCTGTTCCGTGCCTCGTCCGGCGGCGCGCTCGGCCTGTTTACCGCCATCCACCGTCTGCGCGCGGTGCATGCGCGTCTGGCCCCCGCGCTCGAATCCGCCGGCATTCCGCTTTACGCCCAGCATGTCGATCGAATCGACATCGGCACGCTGGTCGATATTTTCCGGGCCGAGGAAGAATCCTGCCTTCTTGGCACCGACGCGGTGCGCGACGGCGTCGACGTGCCCGGACGCTCGCTGCGCCTGATCGCCTTCGACCGTGTGCCGTGGCCGCGCCCGGACATCCTGCACCGCGAACGGCGCAAGGCCATGGGCGGCAAGGCCTATGACGAATCGATCACCCGCATGAAGCTGCGCCAGGCCTACGGCCGGCTGATCCGCGCGCCCGCCGATCACGGCGTCTTCGTCATCCTCGATGGCGCTTTTCCGACCCGGTTGGAGGATTCTTTCCCCGATGGCGTGCCCGTCGAACGCCTCCCGCTCGACGCCGCGCTGGACGTCGTGCGAAATTTTTTTGGCAAAAATCAAAAAAACTCTTGAAACCCGGACCGCTTAACCCATACTTAGGGGACGTGCGTGCCACTGGCCTGAAATAATGGTTTATGCAACGGCGTAAAACTTGGGTTGTTTTGGGGACCAAGCCCCACAACGATTTTAATTAGGGTTTTATGCTCATGACCATGGTTCTTGCCGCGCCGGCCGCGCGTAAGTCGGCTGTCGACGTGCTTTTTACGTCGCAATCCCTCCCGGAACAATTAAATCCGCACTTTTCAAACCCGCAATCAGCGCTTGAAAACGATGTGGAAACCGAAGATTCCGGCGAAACCGGCCGCGGCTCCGCGTCCGGCTCCGGATCTTCTGGGTTCAAACTCGGCATCAGCCTGTTCGATCTTGCCCCGCGTTTCGAGGGCAACATCCCGCTTGCGCGCCTCAACCTGATCGAGCGCATCAAACTCTCGCGCGAGGCGCTTTGGCGCAACCCCGTGCGTGCGCGCATCGGCGAATGGGGCCGGCGCGAGGTGATGCACATCTTCAACGGCCGCTTCCACCAAAGCCTTCTGTCCGAATGGGATCGCTATGAAACCTTCGGCCGCTGCTATACCTGCCCGGATCCGTTCCGCAACGACGATCCGCCATGGACGCCCTGCTTCTGCGCGTAAATAACGCCGGATCCCGTCCGACGCATCGGAGGCCAGTTTGCCCGCAGCCGAAGCTTCAGCCAAACGAAACGACGCGCCGCCCGCCGCAACGGGGTGGGAAAGCCTGCGAGCCGCATTTCGCAGGCGCGTCGGCGCGTTTCTTGAAACCCTGCCCGACCGCAACCCTTGCCTTGTCGTCGACCTTGAAACCGTGCGCGGGAATTACCGCGACCTTGCCGAGGCCATGCCGGGTTCGGACATCTATTACGCGATCAAGGCCAACCCCGCGCCGGAAATAGTCCGCCTTCTGGCCGCGCAGGGCGCGGGATTCGACGTGGCCAGCCCGTGGGAAATCGATCTGGTGCTCGATCAGGGTATCGCGCCGGAACGCGTTTCATACGGCAACACCATTAAAAAGGAAGCCGACATCGGCTATGCCTACCGGCGCGGCATCCGCCTGTTTGCGGTGGACTGTCTGCCGGAGGTGGAAAAAATCGCCCGCGCCGCCCCCGGCGCGCGCGTCTTTTGCCGCCTGCTGGTGGACAACAAGGGCGCGGAATGGCCGCTTTCGCGCAAATTCGGCTGTGACCCGGAAATGGCCGCAGAGGTGCTGGAATCCGCCGCCCGCGCGGGCCTGGTCGCGCACGGCGTGTCCTTTCACGTCGGCTCGCAACAACCAGACCCAAAGGCATGGGACAGCGCCATCGCCGCGTCTGCCGCGCTGTTCAAGGCGTTGGCGGCGCGCGGCATCCATCTTGCCATGTTGAATCTGGGCGGCGGTTTCCCCGCGCGCTACCTGAAGGACGTGCCCACCGCCGCGACCTATGGCCGGGCGATCAACGCCTCGCTACGGCACCATTTCGGCGAAAAGGCAATCCGCACCGCCATCGAACCGGGCCGCTTCGTGGTCGGTACAGCCGGGATCATCCGCTCCGAAGTGGTGCTGGTGTCGAAAAAATCCGCCGCCGACACGCTTACATGGGTCTATCTCGACATCGGCAAATTCACGGGGCTGGCCGAAACGATGGACGAATCCATACGCTACCCCATCACCACGCCGCGTGACGGCGACCCAAAAATACCCTGCATCGTGGCCGGGCCGACCTGCGATTCCGTCGACGTGCTTTACGAGAAAACACCCTATCCATTGCCCCGGACGCTACAACCCGGCGACAAAATATGGATTGAAAGCGCGGGTGCCTATACCAGCGCCTACGCGGCGGATTGCTTTAACGGCTTTGAACCGCCCAAAACCTACTGCATCCCCGCCTTGCGCATCTAGGAACCGGACATGGGAATCAGCGCGGGCCGGGTTTAGACCAGCCCATAACTGGCCACGTAATCGGGCTCGCGCAGGTAAAAGGGCCGTCCTTCTTCCTGATACGGCACGCCCAGAACTTTTTCAAAAACCGCGCGTACCTGATCGACGGCCGGCATGGGTACGTCAAGCATCACCGCACGCGCCCCGCGCGCAACCGCCGCATCGATATAAGCGCCGCGATGATCGACCACGATGACGTCGTGCATGCGCTTTTTCCTGACTCCCGAAAGAACGGCATCCAGAAACGCATCCGGATGTGTATCCTTGGTCGCGACCGTGCCGTCCGGCGAAACGATGCTTTCGCTGCCCACGACTCCGTGGATCAGCGGCAGCAACGCGTGGTAATTCAGGACGCCACGCGCAAAGAAACTGGGATATGCCGTGGCGACCATGTGCAGGATTCCGCGATCCCGGCTATCGACGAAGAAATTCAGGTCGCCCGCATTGCCAAGCCCGTATTCCGAAGCCTTTGAGGGGATATCGTGGACAAGAAGCCGGGTCGTGACATCCGAAAGCAGACGCGATTCGTCCATCCCCAACGCCTGCGCCACGCCATGCGTGGGCAAACAACCTTGCGCCAGCGCGGCCCCGGCCAGATCGTGGATCTGGCGCGCAACGCCGAAGGAAAGTTTTTCGGCGCCGTAATGCGCCCGCACGGCATCCATCGTCCGCCGGATAAAAGCCTTGCGCATGGCGGGCGACCAGTCGATCAGCGTTCCCGCCATGCCCCAGACGACAAGGGTCTTCCATTCGTTCTTCTCTACTTCCGAACGCAACGCGGAACGTATGAACGCCAGCTTCGCCACGCGCTTTCTTTTCTTCTTTTTGTGATCTTTGGCCATGACGTCGCCCTGCCATCCGGTTACGGTTTTTGATGCGCCGGTTTTAGCAAAACGTTTTAAATTATGTCAATTTATTCAAGCCATCCCGACCGCGAAGAACGGGTCAATGTCCCGGCTGGCGCGGTGCGGGCCGGCAATGCCGTGCAGCGCCTCGTCGATCAAACTCTGCGCAAGTCTGAGCCGCGGCGCCAACCGCAACTGCGTGATCGCCATGCCCGGCATCCACAACACCAGCGGCAGCCACAACGGCGTCAGATCCTCCTCGAACCCCGCCGCCGCGCCCGGCGCAACGCTTTCATACACGGCCAACGCAAGCGACAAAAGCCATACACCGAACATCAGCCCGCCCCCGGTGACGCGCAATGTATCGCGCGCCACACGGCGCAGCCGTAAGGCATCCACGCCATAGGCGCGCGTTTCGTGGTTAAAAGCCAGCACACAGCGATAACGTCCGTCCGGCCCGGTCAACCGCGCGCGCATGTATAAAAGCGTAACCTCCTGCCCCACATGCGCCGTAAACGTCCCGGCATCCAGAACCACCGAATGTTTCTGGCCCAGCGCATCGCACACAAGCAGTTTCTGCTGCCCCGCATCCGCATGCAGATACGCAGCCCCGGTATCGATCCGCTCGTTCCAGAGATTCGCTGTCAGCACCTTTCCGCTGACGCTGTACGTTTCAAACAAGGTTTCGGCGCCCATGGGTTTTCCCTCTCGCGGCCTGAAATGATCTTCGTTGCCCAGTATTAATTTTATGAGAAAAATATGAACGAAACCCTGCCGTTTCAGCGGGTTTCAGGCAAATTTGAGCGACATTTAATGAAACCCCCGCATAAAACCCAAGACTGATTTATACCGTTCTATAAAAAACTGTACGGATCGACATCCACCGCGACGCGAACGCTTGATGGCGGCTTGGCCGCCGCCAGCCAGTCGTGGATATAGGCCTGCATCGGGAAATGCCGCCCGGCGGCCAGAAGCAGGCGCCAGCGATACTGGTTGCGCAGCTTGTAAATCGCGGCCTGCGCGGGACCAAGCAAGCTCAACCCCTCGGCCTGCGGCGCGATCTGCGCCAACGCCCGCGCGGCGTTTTCCACCTTTTGCGGATTGGTCCCCGACACGATGACCGCCGCAAGCCGCGCAAAGGGCGGCATCCGCGCCTGCGCACGCTCTTCCAGCTCCACCGCCACGAAGGCATCGCGGTCATGCGCCGCCAGCGCGCGCATGACGCGGTTTTCGGCCATGAAGGTCTGAAGCAGCACGCGGCCCGGCGCGGCCTCGCGCCCGGCGCGTCCCGCGACCTGATGTAGCAATTGCCACGTGCGCTCCGACGCGCGCAGATCGCCGCCCGAAAGCCCCAGATCCGCATCTACCACGCCAACCAAAGTCAGCTTGGGAAAATGGTGCCCCTTGGCAATGATCTGCGTGCCGATGATGATATCGACCGCGTGGGCGCGGATTGCCTCCAAAGCCTGATGCAGCGCCCCGCCGTCTTCCCCCGCCGTGTCGGATGCCAGCACCAGCACTCGCGCCTGTGGAAACAGATCCCGCGCTTCCTCGGCGATACGCTCGACGCCGGGGCCGATCGGCACCAGCGAATCCACACTCCCGCATTTCGGACAGGAATCGGGCCGCCGCATCGACGTCCCGCAATGATGGCACACCAGCCGGCCCGCGCCTTTATGCGCCACCATCCACGCCGAACAATGCGGACATTCGATCCGGTGCCCGCACGC containing:
- a CDS encoding type III PLP-dependent enzyme produces the protein MPDRNPCLVVDLETVRGNYRDLAEAMPGSDIYYAIKANPAPEIVRLLAAQGAGFDVASPWEIDLVLDQGIAPERVSYGNTIKKEADIGYAYRRGIRLFAVDCLPEVEKIARAAPGARVFCRLLVDNKGAEWPLSRKFGCDPEMAAEVLESAARAGLVAHGVSFHVGSQQPDPKAWDSAIAASAALFKALAARGIHLAMLNLGGGFPARYLKDVPTAATYGRAINASLRHHFGEKAIRTAIEPGRFVVGTAGIIRSEVVLVSKKSAADTLTWVYLDIGKFTGLAETMDESIRYPITTPRDGDPKIPCIVAGPTCDSVDVLYEKTPYPLPRTLQPGDKIWIESAGAYTSAYAADCFNGFEPPKTYCIPALRI